The following proteins are encoded in a genomic region of Musa acuminata AAA Group cultivar baxijiao chromosome BXJ2-11, Cavendish_Baxijiao_AAA, whole genome shotgun sequence:
- the LOC135626471 gene encoding peptide chain release factor PrfB2, chloroplastic-like isoform X1 yields the protein MAGFFFLFGKRSFSNPPRFLLFSKIPILCSSTSSLVSSSQTLARSPIGSGFNNVVGGGIGGFPRVSVPRRFSSHPAAVPDLKTADGLTVDAIAAKDWPILGESESDWRSHAAAIAQSIQLIKKRMQWRKLIVRLDQVSAVLNKPDLWDDPVSAGRISREHGELLSKMKEVNGYEQELLEHIDLMKLAREENDEELEWESMKALVNMRRTAKEKELEALLSGDNDSCSCFIEVQAGAGGTESMDWAAMVMNMYKSWAQHRGFVVTIVEEMPGEIAGIKRATIKVDGDYAFGYAKAEVGVHRLVRISPFDSGKRRHTSFAAVAVIPILGDGSTRYQIKESDLRIERFRASGAGGQHVNTTESAVRIVHIPTGISATCQNERSQHSNKASAMAVLQSRLDQLEMARQAQLNAEHTQSLTDISWGNQIRTYVLHPYRMVKDLRTNYEVSDPDSVLGGDLDGFILNFLSYLLDKDEASV from the exons ATGGCcggtttcttcttcctcttcggaAAGCGGTCCTTCTCAAACCCTCCTCGCTTCCTCCTCTTTTCCAAGATCCCTATCTTGTGCTCGTCGACCTCCTCCCTCGTCTCTTCGTCGCAAACCCTCGCCCGCTCCCCCATCGGGAGTGGGTTCAACAACGTCGTCGGTGGTGGGATCGGCGGGTTCCCTCGGGTTTCCGTCCCCCGACGGTTCTCTTCCCATCCGGCGGCCGTACCGGATCTCAAGACCGCTGATGGGCTGACGGTGGACGCCATAGCGGCCAAAGACTGGCCGATCCTCGGTGAGAGCGAGAGCGACTGGAGAAGCCACGCCGCTGCCATCGCTCAATCCATACAGCTTATCAAGAAGCGGATGCAG TGGAGAAAGTTGATTGTCAGGTTGGATCAGGTGTCTGCAGTGCTAAACAAGCCAGACCTTTGGGATGATCCTGTTTCTGCTGGGAGAATAAGTCGTGAACATGGTGAACTACTGAGTAAGATGAAGGAGGTTAATGGGTATGAACAAGAACTACTTGAGCACATAGACTTGATGAAGCTTGCTCGTGAAGAGAACGATGAAGAATTGGAATGG GAATCTATGAAAGCACTGGTCAATATGAGAAGAACTGCAAAAGAGAAGGAACTTGAAGCTTTGTTATCTGGGGATAATGATTCTTGCTCTTGCTTTATAGAG GTCCAGGCTGGTGCTGGAGGGACAGAGAGCATGGACTGGGCTGCCATGGTTATGAACATGTACAAGTCATGGGCTCAACATCGTGGATTTGTAGTTACGATTGTGGAGGAAATGCCTGGTGAGATAGCAGGAATAAAG CGTGCAACAATTAAAGTAGATGGTGACTATGCATTTGGATATGCCAAGGCAGAAGTTGGGGTGCATAGGTTGGTCAGAATTTCCCCTTTTGACAGCGGAAAGCGACGTCATACTTCTTTTGCTGCTGTTGCTGTAATTCCTATTCTCGGTGATGGATCTACACGGTACCAAATAAAGGAGTCAGATCTTCGTATTGAACGGTTTCGTGCAAGTGGTGCTGGTGGCCAACACGTTAACACAACAGAAAGTGCTGTGAGGATAGTGCACATTCCAACAGGAATATCTGCTACATGCCAAAATGAAAG ATCTCAGCATTCAAATAAAGCATCGGCAATGGCAGTGCTCCAATCTCGATTAGACCAGCTTGAGATGGCCCGTCAAGCCCAACTAAATGCAGAGCACACTCAGTCTCTTACGGATATCAGCTGGGGCAACCAAATAAGAACTTATGTTCTCCAT CCATACCGCATGGTGAAAGATCTCAGAACGAACTATGAAGTCTCAGACCCTGATTCTGTTCTGGGTGGCGACCTTGATGGCTTTATATTGAATTTCTTGTCCTATTTGTTGGATAAAGATGAGGCCAGTGTGTGA
- the LOC135626471 gene encoding peptide chain release factor PrfB2, chloroplastic-like isoform X2, with product MAGFFFLFGKRSFSNPPRFLLFSKIPILCSSTSSLVSSSQTLARSPIGSGFNNVVGGGIGGFPRVSVPRRFSSHPAAVPDLKTADGLTVDAIAAKDWPILGESESDWRSHAAAIAQSIQLIKKRMQESMKALVNMRRTAKEKELEALLSGDNDSCSCFIEVQAGAGGTESMDWAAMVMNMYKSWAQHRGFVVTIVEEMPGEIAGIKRATIKVDGDYAFGYAKAEVGVHRLVRISPFDSGKRRHTSFAAVAVIPILGDGSTRYQIKESDLRIERFRASGAGGQHVNTTESAVRIVHIPTGISATCQNERSQHSNKASAMAVLQSRLDQLEMARQAQLNAEHTQSLTDISWGNQIRTYVLHPYRMVKDLRTNYEVSDPDSVLGGDLDGFILNFLSYLLDKDEASV from the exons ATGGCcggtttcttcttcctcttcggaAAGCGGTCCTTCTCAAACCCTCCTCGCTTCCTCCTCTTTTCCAAGATCCCTATCTTGTGCTCGTCGACCTCCTCCCTCGTCTCTTCGTCGCAAACCCTCGCCCGCTCCCCCATCGGGAGTGGGTTCAACAACGTCGTCGGTGGTGGGATCGGCGGGTTCCCTCGGGTTTCCGTCCCCCGACGGTTCTCTTCCCATCCGGCGGCCGTACCGGATCTCAAGACCGCTGATGGGCTGACGGTGGACGCCATAGCGGCCAAAGACTGGCCGATCCTCGGTGAGAGCGAGAGCGACTGGAGAAGCCACGCCGCTGCCATCGCTCAATCCATACAGCTTATCAAGAAGCGGATGCAG GAATCTATGAAAGCACTGGTCAATATGAGAAGAACTGCAAAAGAGAAGGAACTTGAAGCTTTGTTATCTGGGGATAATGATTCTTGCTCTTGCTTTATAGAG GTCCAGGCTGGTGCTGGAGGGACAGAGAGCATGGACTGGGCTGCCATGGTTATGAACATGTACAAGTCATGGGCTCAACATCGTGGATTTGTAGTTACGATTGTGGAGGAAATGCCTGGTGAGATAGCAGGAATAAAG CGTGCAACAATTAAAGTAGATGGTGACTATGCATTTGGATATGCCAAGGCAGAAGTTGGGGTGCATAGGTTGGTCAGAATTTCCCCTTTTGACAGCGGAAAGCGACGTCATACTTCTTTTGCTGCTGTTGCTGTAATTCCTATTCTCGGTGATGGATCTACACGGTACCAAATAAAGGAGTCAGATCTTCGTATTGAACGGTTTCGTGCAAGTGGTGCTGGTGGCCAACACGTTAACACAACAGAAAGTGCTGTGAGGATAGTGCACATTCCAACAGGAATATCTGCTACATGCCAAAATGAAAG ATCTCAGCATTCAAATAAAGCATCGGCAATGGCAGTGCTCCAATCTCGATTAGACCAGCTTGAGATGGCCCGTCAAGCCCAACTAAATGCAGAGCACACTCAGTCTCTTACGGATATCAGCTGGGGCAACCAAATAAGAACTTATGTTCTCCAT CCATACCGCATGGTGAAAGATCTCAGAACGAACTATGAAGTCTCAGACCCTGATTCTGTTCTGGGTGGCGACCTTGATGGCTTTATATTGAATTTCTTGTCCTATTTGTTGGATAAAGATGAGGCCAGTGTGTGA